GGTTTTAGTTTTCCATCTTACCCACACATTTTGGACATTTTATTAAAGCTTAAAAGGGGCAACTCAACGAAATAGATAATCAACCCAAGGAAAAAGTAAACCAAAAGGGACACAATCAACTAAAGTTGCGCTTTTTGcagtccaatttaaaaaaaagtataaaacttTTAGAAAGCTGGAATATCTTATCAAGTGAagcgtgaagtgaattatatttatatagcgcttttctctagtgactcaaagcgctttacatatagtgaaacccaatatctaagttacatttaaaccagtgtgggtggcactgggagcaggtgggtaaagtgtcttgcccgaggacacaacggcagtggctaggatggcgaaagcgggaatcggACCTGGaatcttcaagttgctggcacggccactctaccaaccgagctatgccgtctCAATTGTTCTGAAAATCAAATGTTGCACAAACAAATGATTTACGGGAAATAATGCAGAATATGAAATATGTCCGGAATGCTTTTCAATTACAAGCTCAGATATTCCATCATTACACAACGCTGGTCCTGATAAGTGTTCCAACAAGTCAGTATCATATCATCATATTAGAAGCTGACTCAGTGATACTGTCACATCCGTCCCTCTTCGTATGTCCTTACTCGGTCATAGCGCAACTTCCTGCTGGACTCACTGCATACCAGTTCTATTCAGAACATACCACAGTGTGAtctgttgtttaaaaaaacatatcagCCTGTCCTGTTCTGTTTGTCAACCGCATTATTAGGAAGGCTGAGGACTTCCTGAGAATGTTCTGCAATGCTCCTTCTGGGATCTGACAAGGGCTTTACATCACACTCAAGCAAGCACGAGCATCAATCCTGTGTTTGTATACATGTTGCTGTGTTGTCTTGGCACAGACATTGAAACTCTgataaatgcatgtttggttcttTGAATGGAGCCAAAACCAAAGAGGAAGTTAAGGAAGGAAGATTACAGAAAGCTATTGGAATGCAATCTAACACTACGTTCAAACATCAGAACATTTTTAGAAATTGTTACATGGCTGCAGACATAGTCATATGTGTAATAAGCTTTACAGCTCTTTGCTAAACATCGTCTGTGAAAATGCGAAAATACGAGTTTTCAAACACtaatttttgcgtcaaaatatcacgtccgtgttttttaaatgaaatatcaaAAAAAATACGTTCTAAACAAAATGTGTTGAATGCTGCAGGTGAGTTGCAGGACAAGCTAATATGATTAGCAGAAAAGTAGACAGCCTAGGACTGGGCGTAAaatcgatataccgtatttttcggagtataagtcgcaccggagtataagtcgcacctgccggaaatgcataataaagaaggaaaaaaacatatataaatcacactatgaaaaaaactgcgacttaatagtccgaaaaatacggtactagatatatcgcgggtttgtctctgtgcgatatagaaaatgactatatcgtgatattcgagtatacgttctcacgcaattgcttttagctgcggggcattaaactgcatgcgtttctcactctttcctgtctctccttctcacagagacttaaaacaagcccaCCTTCTTACAtaagtcacatactgtcacgtgagcaacgtcacacgctcccttggtaacatggtaacgttagctgtgatgctaacagctaacagtgtggtttgagtggtaagacgagagaaagaaggtgcgaatctggtaacaaatggaggaataattaattcccagaaaaacagcacggggtccatcgtctgacggtggtttggcttcaagcgggaatatgtctttacatcatgtcaacatctccgttcggtgccacaccaactaaatgccgaagcaactatttccacatcaacaccgtaggacatataatatttgatatgcagctcatttttatgtgacacttattcaAATATcttgtgtcatcatgcacaaaagtgcacttatagcttgttttaaaatgtctgacaatctggcactttctgttttggaaatgacatgaatgtttgtgccactgcttaataactgtttaataaatacagttttggtcaattgacttagttgtgatttccctctctgcatgaaagtttaaaatgagcacatattaatgcagtatgaactagaatgttttaatgtagacacatagaatcatcatactgctgtgattatatgcatcaagtgttcattcaaggctaaggcaacatatcgagatatatatcgtgtatcgcgatatggcctaaaaatattgagatattaaaaaaaggccgtatcgcccagccctaagacaGCCGTCAACGTTATGGCTCTGATAGCGAACGGAGGCGACAACAAGTAAGATAGCTAGATGGTTAGTTAACTAGCAAGCTTGTTTTggggcttcaaaataaaatgaagaaAAAAGTTAAGACCATGGTTGAGAGCAccgaaacaagctcgctagttatCTAACTATCTAGCGAGCTTACTTGTTGTCGCCGCTGTTCGCTCTTCaagccacaacgttgacggctgtccactttgctgctaatTATATTTGGATAATCACAGtttgcagacgagtgtgaagcgactgggataagaatcagcacctccaagtccgagtccatggttctcgcccgggaaagggtggagtgccatctccgagttggggaggagatcttgccccaagtggaggagttcaagtacctcggagtcttgttcacgagtgagggaagagtggatcgtgagatcgacaggcggattggtgcggcgtcttcagtaatgcggacgctgtagcaATCCattatggtgaagaaggagctgagccggaaggcaaagctctcaatttaccggtcgatctacgttcccatcctcacctatggtcatgagctttgggttctgactgaaaggacaagatcacgggtacaagcggccgaaatgagtttcctccgccgggtgggggggctctccctcagagatagggtgagaatctctgtcatccggggggagctcaaagtaaagccgaagttcctccacatcgagaggagccagatgaggtggttcagacatctggtcaagatgccacccgaacgcctccctacggaggtgtttagggcacgttcgaccggcaggaggccacgggaaagacccaggacacgttgggaagacgatgtctcccggctggcctgggaacgcctcgggatctcccgggaggagctggacgaagtggctggggagagggaagtctgggcttctctgcttaggctgctgacctcggataagcggaagaaaatggatggatggatggacaatccgAACACTGTTAATTCCGAACAAGTTGTAGTcctagagtatttattagtagccagcgagaaggtatatttttgacgtgacggattgtaaacagaggtcagGACACCGGAAGTATAGTACCTGAAAGTGCATGGTTATGACGTTGCTAAATGACAAACGCTTTCTGAGTTCTTTGTGTGCATGTTATAGATTTTCCTACTACATTttaaatgataataatgttagtaaatgatctactaaaaaaaacaaaaaattcagtgtaactttacaagggacatgtaagtgtcaaaaagacagccgaaagaggttggtagatgagaataaatctaaaggtaaaatatggtgtagaaatgcacccaattgcaggaattgtagtcttgatttaaaaaaaaaaaaattattatatatatatattatttcagcATTTCCGTGGCAGCATTTTGTGTTGTtagaaatgttccttttttttctcaattttgcTCGTTTTTCCTTAAAGGGGCCTCACATCCCTGACTAAAACTGATCAGATGATCAAAAGCCAGACTGACACGTGCATGAAAGCAGGATTTCTGTATAAATGATCAAAATGTATAGCATACTGAAATAAACAAGGAGGGGTGTAAAGAATGGAGAGTACCTGAAATATTAGAAGTAATACAGGTGTATGACACAATACAAATACTGGCCCTGTATTTACATGGTATCGAATAGATGACaacatttgcagtatcgcccacgAGTAGGAGTAGCCCATTTGGAAAGAGGGCGGCCAATGAAGCGGACACGCCCTCTTTCCAAATGGGCTACTCCTACTGGTGGGCGATACTGCACATGTTGTCATCTATTCGATACCATGTACATACAGGGCCAGTATTGCCAATACCGATACTGTTATACCATTACTAAAATGATTTTAAATTAATTGAATGAGAAAATgattggatggatgggtggatgagtTTAAGATTGTGCATTTAATTTGCTGATCATGCTAATCATAATATCATGTACAATGTCACAATATCAACAAACTAATACAATTATTCACGTTAATTGCGCAAAAATAAAGGCAATAGcgcaaaataagtaaataaaagcaAAAATCTACGATAggcatttaaatatttttgctttTGTCCCCCAAAACCCTCTTTTGTCCAAGAACGCACCGTATTCCCTGAgtttaaaaacaataaacatttataaacagAATATAGCAGGACATCGGTTTTCATAAGTAGTTTGTTCCACAAGGTCTGACAAAGACCAAATTATACGAAAACTgaggcatttttttttacccataatAGAATGGAGTAAatgcaaaacacattttaaggagAATGTATTTatagttttacatttagaaataagGATATTTCAAGCATACCTTTTATTGAAGACTGTCCTTGGTGAAGACGGCAAATTGGGAGGTGTGGAGAGGTGAGCCAAGCAGGCGCCACCTTTGTACTTTGAGTTCTTTCTTGAATGCAATAGTTTCTgagcttctttatcaaagtgctggcagttgcaactttctttggccccatggtgtgTTATTTGGCAGTTGTACTCAAGTCTTTGAAAAGCacacagagaaaaaaaaaaagtggggtgttcaaaacaatatgtttacaatataaaaacaggaacaacacaaaaaaaacacagtttACAGTAAACATAATCATAGGTTTGAgaattttaaaaaatgcttaTACTGATTTCATACTGGTTTAAAATCAATGTGACAGTGTCTTTGAAGCCGATGTTCCCGTCTGCGGTACACCCTGCCAAACCACCTTAGGGTCTGTGGATGCTTTCCATCTCAAGAGACAAAGGTTGACTTTTTTGTTATTTCAGTGCATTTTTGCTGCATTTTGGCCATAAGTTGTGTTGTGTTACTCcaataaacctgctcagtggcctagtggttagtgtccgccctgagatcggtaggtcgtgagttctaaccccggccgagtcataccaaagactataaaaatgggacccatttcctccctgcttggcactcagcatcaagggttggaattgggggttatatcaccaaaaatgattctcggacgcagccaccgctgctgctcactgctcccctcacctcccagggggtgagggtgattggtcaaatgcagaggttaatctcaccacacctaatgtgtgtgtgtgacaataattggtactttaacttttaactttaaacatgATTTTACGACGGGTTGTTTTCAATTTCGATGTCCATGTCTTTCCCAAGAGTGCAATACAATGGAAGTTATTCCACAATACTCCAAAGCCAAACAGAACAAGCGAGTCCTTTATTTTTtctaagtatgtttttttttcctcgtTTTGATCAAATATTTTAATCAACTTCAACCCCAAGCAAAATACCAAACATGTACAGGAAGGGccaatagtttggacacacctcctcatttcaatgcgttttctttattttcatgactatttacattgtagattgtcactgaacgcatcaaaactatgacacccgtgaagtgaacaccatttcaggtgactacctcttgaagctcatcgagaaaatgccaagagtatgcgaaaaagtaatcagagcaaagggtggttattttgaagaaactagaatataaaacaatttttcaattatttcaccctttttaactcaaaacatttgtatcttAAAccaatgtctcccattgaaattagttggaatcaatttaattggtgttCTTCCCCCTAAACATCCCAATTACAACATATAACATGCCCTTTAAAATAATATATtcttacattatttatttaaattattgtagttgtagggcagcacggtggaagaggggttagtgcatctgcctcacaatacgaaggtcctgagtagtcttgggttcaatcccgggctcggggtctttctgtgtggagtttgcatgttctccccgtgactgcgtgggttccctccgggtactccggcttcctcccacctccaaagacatgcacctggggataggttgattggcaacactaaattggccctagtgtgtgaatgtgagtgtgaatgttgtctgtctatctgtgttggccctgcgatgaggtggcgacttgtccagggtgtaccccgccttccgcccgattgtagctgagataggctccagcgccccccgcgaccccaaaagggaataagcggtagaaaatggatggatggatggattgtagttgtacagtatttactttggagagtggacttatcaaacacatcatcagctccatattttcatggataaacatCCCTCTCATTCTGCTTTAGTATGATGCAGACAAGCAGTGATATGCTCAAACTGCTTCACCGAATCGACTTGATGCTCTGTCATGTttctgattattttatttttttcttattcagTGAATATCATCTACTTCTTCTTGGCATTGTACTTCACACTCACTCTCTTTCTTCCCATTGTTGAAAAACAAAtttatgtcgatctctagctataagttaATGCTAGCGAGCAAGACGAGATATTTTGGTCGGATTTGACAGGATTCACTCGGTTGCCATTTGCTAGGCCAACTATTGgcaggatgcttgtaactcatttTTGCTTGCAATTTAAATGCATAACAATTAGCTCTTATCGCAAAACATTCTTAAGTTGAGGTAAACTGTAGCAAAAATTGGCATAATATGAGCTATTTTACAAATTTAAACCTGTGACATTTTAAAatctggccgggggccaggctgtatatatatagatagatatacatatatatgtatgtgtgtgtgtgtacatatatgtatacgtatatatatatatatatatatatatatatatatatatatatatatatatatatatatatatatatatacatatatacatacatatacacacatatgtctacacacatatatatatatatatatatatatatatatacatatacatacatatatatacacatgtctacacacacacatatatatatatatatatatatatatatatatatacacgtttcatccctacaagcctgtttcgcaggtttccctgctcttcacaggattttattatatttttatattatatatattataaaacctgcgaaacaggcttgtagggatgaaatagcctgtgttttttcctgacctaacgtatattccgctcaacccggtattgagcactgtataacggataaattaGCTCTTATCGCAAAACATTCTTAAGTTGAGGTAAACTGTAGCAAAAATTGGCATAATATGAGCTATTTTACAAATTTAAACCTGTGACATTTTAAAatctggccgggggccgggctgtatatatatagatagatatacatatatatgtatgtgtgtgtgtgtgtgtgtatatatatgtatacgtgtatgtatatatatatacatatacatacataaatacatatacacacatatgtctacacacatatatacatatatatatatatacatatatacatatatatatatatacatatacatacatatatatacacacatatgtctacacacacacacacatatatatatatatatatatatatatatatatatatatatatatatatacacgtttcatccctacaagcctgtttcgcaggtttccctgctcttcacgggattttattatatttttatattatatatattataaaacctgcgaaacaggcttgtagggatgaaatagcctgtgttttttcctgacctaacgtatattccgctcaccccagtattgagcactgtataacggataaaccacagaaacctcgactacacacatatatatatatatatatatatatatatatatatatacatatatacatacatatacatatatatgcacatatatatatatctacacatatatacacatatatatgtatatatatatacatacagtatatacaaatatatatatatacaaatatatatatatatatatacacacacacatgtatataaatgataaatgggttgtacttgtatagcgcttttctaccttcaaggtactcaaagcgctttgacactacttccacatttacccattcacacacacattcacacactgatggagggagctgccatgcaaggcgctaaccagcacccatcaggagcaagggtgaagtgtcttgctcaggacacaacgagcGTGATTatctcacgttatcgatgggaaaatacaatatgatttgcctgagcggctaggagacaccgagagtaacaagcagcaaaaaatagattagaaaggacctgattttaaaaaattctaattaaaatttaaaaacaaataaagaaataaaattaaaaaatattaatatatatatatatatattagagatgcgcggataggcaattatttcatccgcaaccgcatcagaaagtcgtcaaccatccgcaatccacccgatccaacatttgatcagaaccgcatccgcccgctatccgcccgttgttatatatctaatatagacgatgcaaggcattagtgaggttataaagcttttgcctgttaaagaaaggagactgatccaatgcagcacagacattcgcgtgccacgctgtcacgacccagacgcacaccagtgcgcaatcatatgggagccgcgctgagagcacctccaagcgcgtctcgctgccggcgacagccgggtatatgggcccgacgctccagcgccatccattttcagggctagttgattcggcaggtgggttgttatacacactccttagcgggttccaacttccatggccacggtcctagctgctgtctatatcaaacagggtgagccccacccctttcgtgagcgcactgcgcgcggagtgacccctgttacgcgcccccagcaacaggggtggcgggcaggtaagctgcgcgggcggagcgcgcggagtgacccctgttacgagcccccggccacgggggtggcgggcaggtaagctgcttacctgctgcgcgtgacgccggccgcggcgaaggcggacgaggcgggctgtcggtgcggtgggcgcggtggtgaacctggacgtgcgtcgggcccttctcgcggatcgcctcagctacggctcccggtggggccctctcgggggaaggggcctcggtcccggaccccggcgaggcgtcccttctcagccccgtaaaagtgtccatctcttttttttttttcttctgttgtggcatatgctgcaggtgcctgctcgttttccgtatgtgggtaacaacatttaactatgtatatatatttccgaattggtttaactgccacccgcctgaatctatttaaaatctaatttttttaaatttgaaccacccgacccgacccgacccgcggataaaatctaatttttttttatttcatccgcccgatccgcggataatccgcggactccgcggttgtgcccgcaaaccgcgcatctctaatatatatatatatatatatatatataaatatattctttttttttttttgacttgggacttcccgcaggccggattttggacgtggGCCGtagttggggacccctgatctgatCAAAAAGCCTGCAAAAGGGTCAACATAAAGAATAAAAACATTACCTTTGATATTTTATGTAGTACTGGAATTTATTgatacattttagcaaaataatatGAACCAAAagatttttacacttttaaaaaaacattggGACTTTTATGCTAAATAATAGTTAAATCAAATGTGCACagggggttaaaaaaatatatatataaatatatatatagcaaatCATGTTTTTCCCAGTTAGTATTTGTATTTAATCCCCTAGCAGTGACTTTCACTTTAATGAATACTATGTACTTCAAATGTTTGAGTGCATTAGAATTCACATTTAATATTACTGTATTCTATTTATTACTGGTACTACCTTTGGTATCGAtgttgtcgatatttgtatcgttTACCCACCCACAAAGAGACACGCCCCCTTTTGAATGCGCACAGCAGGCTGTTCCAAGTCCAAatgacagcaaaaaaaaaaacatattacagACTGAAAACATGCCCACCTTTTACACATAGAGCTCGAACAGATTCTCTAATTGTTTTATTTGCGTCATAAAGTGAGAAACAACAAGTTGGGGGGAAGGGGAAACTCACCGGAGCCGTCCCAACACGTGACGCAGACGACGTGTCGATCCGGAAGTAAAAACTAAGTGTTTGTCTCTCCCTCGCAAACTCAACTCTAATCGCTTGTAAATTACAGCGCTTTTATAACGGCCCCCACTCCCACCCCACTCTCGGAAACGTGACAGACGGATGGCGTGAAAAGTTCAAATTGCCGCGAGCGGTGAATGTAAAGGAATTTCCCTGCATAAAGACCATATTTAACAAGCCTTTAAGATGTCAGGAATGCTTTGTGGTCTGCTTGCCaaaaggggggagggggggtgggggtgatATGGTAATAATGTAGGCTACTGCAATACCAAATATGGTCATATTGTTACGTCTGACTTCTGGTGCGCATCTGGAAGTGCTTAACTGCTCTGAATAAATGCGCCGGAGAGCCAGAAATAGACTTAAACGTATTGCAGCCCACACTTTCGGATTTCTCATGCGAAAAAAAAAGCTACTGCACGTCGTGGTGACGCCTTATGAATGCAATATTGGTTGTCATAATCACTGCAAACATgccccttttatttttttttacatgtttacacAATTCAacgtgtttgaaaaggagtaggaagaagcagagcttatttaatcctattgCTTTTCTCCATGCCTATGATAATTAATTCATACCATAAGCTTTATGAGTTGACACTATTTTGTGGGTTCACTATCCTGTCCTATTGGGGGAAATGCAAAGACAAAAAGGTTCTGAAAACAATAAATCATATTCTTTGACAAAATGACTGGACAGATAAATGAAAACGCACAAATCTGAGAGGATAAGCACACCTCTTCTGACAGGAAGAATTTCAATGGGGGGGTTATGATCAacaatggcgacttgtccagggtgtacctagccttccgcccgattggagctgagataggctccagcgccccccgcgaccccaaagggaataagcggtagaaaatggatggatggatggatggatggttatgatAAACAAGAAGGGAAAATGTGAGACGGAAAAGAGTgttggaggggggaaaaaaaaatccatcccagAGCGAAAGAgagagaagaaagaaaaaaaagcacacGGTTTAGACAGGGTGGAGCTTAGGTCTTGGATGGAAAAAGCGCAGAGAAACATTCCTGGCATAGTTTGGGAACAGTTCAGCAGGCAGCCCGGGGACGACGTCAGCTACCCAGTAGAGTATAAAAGAGAGGAGGGTGCCGGGGCTCAGCAGACTTTACCGAGAGCTTCACTAAGCCCAGCTTGGACCTCTAGAAGCCAACACAAAGCGAGAGGGAATACTTCAAGACAGCGTTTCACTACTTTTCTACTTCTGGGACCTGGCTTGGCAAGAAATTTATCCAAGATGATGATGATTTTTGCCGTTGTTACCTTTTTGGGGAGCATCAACTTGGTAAGTTTCTATGAACTTCATTAAATGCAAATGCGGGTCAaccatattttatttttagacgTGTTTCCATAGTTTCCGGTCGTTTTAAGAGATTTGTTCTCGGTTGTACAGGTGTTGTCCTCTTGCCCGTCCATGTGCGAGTGCCCCGTGGAGATGCCCAAGTGCGCGCCCGGCGTCAGCGTCGTCCTTGACGGCTGCGGCTGTTGCAAAGTCTGCGCCAGGCAGCTCAACGAGGACTGCAGCCTGACCGAGCCCTGCGACCACACCAAGGGGCTGGAGTGTAACTTCGGGGCAAGCTTTGCTGCTGCTACAACTCGTGGCATCTGCCGAGGTACGTAAAGTGCACAGACATGTCGGCTTCACCTCAGAGCACGGTGAAAATGGCTTCTCAGAGGGCTTCAAAGTGGAGAGCAGGGAGGAATAACATTCCTGGTTTTTCTCTCCCTCCCTCAGCCAAGTCAGAGGGCAGACCTTGCGAGTACAACAGTAGGATCTACCAGAACGCAGAGAGCTTCCAGCCCAACTGTAAACACCAGTGCACATGCATCGACGGGGCAGTGGGATGTGTCCCGCTGTGTCCTCAGGAGCTCTCCTTGCCCAACCTGGGCTGCGCCAACCCAAGACTTGTCAAGGTAGCGGGTCAGTGCTGTGAAGAGTGGGTGTGCGACGACGGCAAGGAGACAGACATCCTGGAGAAGATCTTTGGCAAAGACAAAATGACAGACGAGCTGGAAAAAGACCTGACCAACAGGAACGAGCTGATCGCAATTGTGAAGGGAGGACTGAAGTCGCTAGCTGGTGAGAGAAACACACTTTTTAAATGGCTGATCTAAAGAAATATGAGAGTAAAGTTtgcttattgtatttattttcttttcatGACAGCCTTCAGGCCGCAAGCTGAGATCCACATGTTTGACAGCCACAAGTGCATCATCCAAACCACGCCCTGGTCTCAGTGCTCCAAGAGCTGTGGAACAGGCATCTCCACCAGAGTCACCAACAACAACAGCGAGTGCAAGCTGGTCAAGGAGACACGAATCTGTGAAGTGCGACCATGCACCCAGTCACTGTACTCCAATCTTAAGGTAAGCTTCAA
This is a stretch of genomic DNA from Nerophis lumbriciformis linkage group LG14, RoL_Nlum_v2.1, whole genome shotgun sequence. It encodes these proteins:
- the ccn1 gene encoding CCN family member 1; the protein is MMMIFAVVTFLGSINLVLSSCPSMCECPVEMPKCAPGVSVVLDGCGCCKVCARQLNEDCSLTEPCDHTKGLECNFGASFAAATTRGICRAKSEGRPCEYNSRIYQNAESFQPNCKHQCTCIDGAVGCVPLCPQELSLPNLGCANPRLVKVAGQCCEEWVCDDGKETDILEKIFGKDKMTDELEKDLTNRNELIAIVKGGLKSLAAFRPQAEIHMFDSHKCIIQTTPWSQCSKSCGTGISTRVTNNNSECKLVKETRICEVRPCTQSLYSNLKKGKKCSRTKKSSQPVKFTYAGCSSLKKYRPKYCGTCVDGRCCGPHDTRTISVKFRCEDGETFNKNIMMIESCKCTYNCPHANEASYPFYRLSNDIHKFRD